In Tenacibaculum pacificus, a single window of DNA contains:
- a CDS encoding carboxypeptidase-like regulatory domain-containing protein, which translates to MKNQFSLEINTPCSEKFNEFKPTKLGGFCNSCNKEVIDFTKMTTQEISHYFKNNTSKNTCGQFNKKQLTTYNEKPIRRKKYGFLATFGLAILSLFSFDTTQAQEGNTPIDKNNIDLNNQGYDILVRGVVSDESGPLPGASVILEGTDISTETDFDGNFTFPKLLKKGDILIFSFIGLENKKVIIQNNKSVRAINLKVGMTLDSCILAGKVAVKKVYSSKKS; encoded by the coding sequence TTGAAAAATCAATTTAGCTTAGAAATTAACACACCCTGTTCAGAAAAATTTAATGAATTTAAACCTACAAAATTAGGTGGTTTTTGTAATTCTTGTAATAAAGAAGTTATTGATTTTACAAAAATGACCACACAAGAAATTAGTCATTATTTTAAAAATAATACATCAAAAAATACTTGTGGACAGTTTAATAAAAAACAATTAACAACTTATAACGAAAAACCTATCCGAAGAAAAAAATATGGTTTTTTAGCAACTTTCGGACTTGCTATATTGTCTTTATTTTCTTTTGATACAACTCAAGCACAAGAAGGAAATACGCCTATTGATAAAAATAATATCGACCTAAATAATCAAGGTTATGATATTCTTGTAAGAGGAGTTGTTTCTGATGAATCAGGACCTTTGCCAGGTGCAAGTGTTATTTTAGAAGGAACTGATATTAGTACAGAAACAGATTTTGATGGTAATTTTACATTTCCAAAATTACTGAAAAAAGGAGATATTTTAATTTTTAGTTTTATAGGGTTGGAAAATAAAAAAGTAATAATTCAAAATAATAAATCTGTTCGTGCTATAAATTTAAAAGTTGGTATGACTTTAGATTCTTGCATATTAGCAGGTAAAGTCGCTGTTAAAAAAGTGTATAGTTCTAAAAAATCTTAA